CGGTGGCCCGGTCGAGGGTGTTCTCGGTGGGCAGGCCCCACACGCCGGCGGCGTGGATCCCCCGTTCCCGCCGGTCGGCGGGATCGGGCAGGGCGGCCCGGGGCCCCGCCGAGCGGGTCATGCGGTCGAAGCGGCGGGCCACGTCCTGCCCCGCCTCCTCGACGATGAAGTCCCGCACCAGCGGCAGGTACTCGATGAGGTGCCCGTCGCTGTCGATCACCGGATGCCCGATCCGGGCGCGCACGTCCCGGACCTCGTCGCTCGGGACGTAGGTCAACGGGCGGCTACTGCTGGTGGTGGGTGACCGGGATGATCGGATTTGTGCCGGTCTTGGACTTCTTCATCTTCTTGGCCGCCCGCTTCTCCTGCAGCGACCGGCCCTTCTTCTTCTGGTTGGGCTGGCTCGGAACCTTGCCTGGCATGGGCCACCTCCGGTGCGGCCCAGAGTACCGACCGGGCTGGCATCATCGCCGCCGTGGTGACCGTGACCGTCGAGCGCTTCGACGAGCTGGTGGCCGACGCCCTCGACGGGCTGCCCGAGTTCCTCGGCCGGGCCATGGAGAACGTGGCGGTCATGGTGGAGGACCGGGCGCCGCCCGGAAACCTCCTCGGCCTCTACGAGGGCATCCCGCTCACGGAGCGGGGCAACGGCTACAGCGGGGTGATGCCCGACCGGATCACGATCTTCATGCAGACGATCTGCGCCTACAGCCGGGACGAGGCCCAGGTCGTCGAGACGGTGCGCCGCACGGTCATCCACGAGGTGGCCCACCACTTCGGGATCGACGACGACCGGCTCAAGGAGCTGGGCTGGGGCTAGCCCTCCGGGTGGACGTGGACGGCCAGCCAGCTGGTCCCCGGGGTGGTCTCCACCAGCCGGTGCGGTACGCCGGAGGGGAGGACAACCCAGTCCCCCGGCCCCAGATCCAGACGCTCGCCGCCGATCTCGAGGACGGCGCCGCCCTCCAGGACCACCACCCACTCGTCCTGGGCCTGGCGGTAGTCGACGGGACCGTCCAGCTTCCCGCTCAGGATCTGCTCGACGACGACCTTCCCCATCCCGGCCAGCTCGGTGGCACGCTCCCCGCGTGCGGGCGCATCGGCGGCGGACGACAGACGCCCTCGCAGGACCGGCGGCACGAGGTGAACGTATCCTCCGGCGGGTGAGCGCTGACGACCCGGGCCGGCGCCAGGCCCTGTGGTCTCTCGCCCTGGGCTACGCCCGGACCGTGGACCGCGGTGACACCGCGGGGTTCCTGGAGCTGTTCGCTCCCGAC
This genomic stretch from Acidimicrobiales bacterium harbors:
- a CDS encoding cupin domain-containing protein; translation: MPPVLRGRLSSAADAPARGERATELAGMGKVVVEQILSGKLDGPVDYRQAQDEWVVVLEGGAVLEIGGERLDLGPGDWVVLPSGVPHRLVETTPGTSWLAVHVHPEG
- a CDS encoding metallopeptidase family protein yields the protein MVTVTVERFDELVADALDGLPEFLGRAMENVAVMVEDRAPPGNLLGLYEGIPLTERGNGYSGVMPDRITIFMQTICAYSRDEAQVVETVRRTVIHEVAHHFGIDDDRLKELGWG